The Brachyspira hyodysenteriae ATCC 27164 genome includes a window with the following:
- a CDS encoding GNAT family N-acetyltransferase, protein MIKLIEMKENLQNKDFYKQLYDDAFPPEERWNFDMTLENKDNHNYKFYAILDDDVPIGLTMLWDLDDFNYGEYLAIDKNLRGKKYGSEVLTKILEILSNKLIVIEVEPYDLNEIAQKRIEWYKRFGLILADHEYDMPCINENQEISTMKMKIMTSRKIQDKEEHDNITKIIYNKVYKPRLDEIDKWK, encoded by the coding sequence ATGATTAAATTAATTGAAATGAAAGAAAATTTACAGAACAAAGATTTTTATAAGCAATTATATGATGATGCCTTTCCGCCTGAAGAGAGATGGAATTTCGATATGACTTTGGAAAACAAAGATAATCATAATTATAAATTTTATGCTATATTAGATGATGATGTTCCTATAGGCTTAACTATGCTTTGGGATTTAGATGATTTTAATTACGGTGAATATTTGGCTATAGATAAAAATTTAAGAGGAAAAAAATATGGTTCTGAAGTGCTTACTAAAATACTAGAAATATTAAGCAATAAATTAATAGTTATAGAAGTAGAGCCTTATGATTTAAATGAAATTGCACAAAAACGCATTGAATGGTATAAAAGATTCGGGCTAATACTCGCAGATCATGAATATGATATGCCTTGTATAAATGAAAATCAGGAAATATCAACTATGAAAATGAAAATAATGACAAGCAGAAAGATACAGGATAAAGAAGAGCATGACAATATCACAAAAATAATATATAATAAAGTATACAAGCCTAGATTAGATGAAATAGATAAATGGAAATAG
- the kdsA gene encoding 3-deoxy-8-phosphooctulonate synthase: MIFDYKGITNKNKDLIFVAGPCVIESEEMTMTIAKKLKEIKDKLNIQLVFKGSFDKANRTSLSSFRGLGMKEGLQILQNVGKEFNFLTLTDIHVPTDAEEAAKYVDFLQIPAFLCRQTDMLRAACETGKAVNVKKGQFISGYDCKYIADKCTDAINENRLFLCERGTMFGYGNLVVDMKNLEIMKNYAPVMYDATHSLQMPSANNGQSGGAREFIPAILKSAVALGIDAVFMEVHPNPDKSPSDSGTIFDLNKVEELWTQVIKINDLVKSL, translated from the coding sequence ATGATTTTTGATTATAAAGGCATTACTAATAAAAATAAAGATTTAATATTCGTTGCTGGTCCTTGTGTTATAGAAAGCGAAGAAATGACAATGACTATAGCAAAAAAATTAAAAGAAATAAAAGATAAATTAAATATACAATTAGTTTTCAAAGGAAGTTTTGATAAGGCAAACAGAACATCTCTTTCATCTTTCAGAGGACTTGGAATGAAAGAAGGACTTCAAATACTTCAGAATGTTGGTAAAGAATTTAATTTTCTTACTTTAACAGATATACATGTACCTACAGATGCAGAGGAAGCTGCTAAATATGTTGACTTCTTACAGATACCAGCTTTTTTATGCAGACAAACTGATATGCTTAGAGCAGCATGCGAAACAGGAAAAGCAGTTAATGTTAAGAAAGGACAATTCATAAGCGGTTATGATTGTAAATATATAGCTGATAAATGTACTGATGCTATCAATGAAAACAGACTCTTTTTATGCGAAAGAGGTACTATGTTCGGATATGGTAATTTAGTTGTAGATATGAAGAATTTGGAGATAATGAAAAATTATGCACCTGTTATGTATGATGCTACTCATTCGCTTCAAATGCCTTCTGCTAATAATGGACAATCTGGGGGAGCTAGAGAGTTTATACCTGCTATATTGAAATCGGCTGTTGCTTTGGGAATAGACGCCGTATTTATGGAGGTGCATCCTAATCCTGATAAAAGCCCTTCAGATTCAGGCACTATATTTGATTTGAATAAGGTTGAGGAATTATGGACTCAGGTTATAAAGATCAATGATTTAGTTAAGAGTTTGTAA
- a CDS encoding cytidylyltransferase domain-containing protein: MKNIVIVLASRLGSTRLPQKALKPMANCNSMLELIIKRLRSSKRSNDVVVATEEKSYEAFKNIFDELKCSYFVGSEEDVLNRYRKAAEEFNADIVVRATGDNPLVSVKALDMIIDYHIEKNADLSHYDLLPYGSGVEVINYEALKIADDNSKDSFEHEHITQYHYRNPDKFKIENPKVNEEFAMPELRTTVDTIEDYNNVCKIFEKYNNDIYVDVDTIISDIRNGR; the protein is encoded by the coding sequence ATGAAAAATATAGTTATTGTACTTGCTTCAAGATTAGGTTCTACAAGGCTTCCTCAAAAAGCATTAAAACCTATGGCTAATTGTAACAGTATGCTTGAACTTATTATTAAAAGATTAAGAAGTTCTAAAAGGTCTAATGATGTAGTGGTTGCTACTGAAGAAAAATCTTATGAAGCGTTTAAAAATATATTTGATGAATTGAAATGCAGTTATTTTGTTGGAAGTGAAGAAGATGTGCTTAACAGATATAGAAAAGCTGCTGAAGAGTTTAATGCTGATATAGTTGTGCGTGCTACAGGAGATAATCCTTTGGTGAGTGTTAAGGCTTTGGATATGATTATAGATTATCATATAGAAAAAAATGCTGATCTTAGTCATTATGATTTACTTCCTTACGGCAGCGGTGTAGAAGTGATAAATTATGAGGCTTTAAAAATTGCTGATGATAATTCTAAAGACAGTTTTGAGCATGAGCATATTACGCAGTATCATTATAGAAACCCAGATAAATTCAAAATAGAAAATCCTAAAGTAAATGAAGAGTTTGCTATGCCTGAACTTAGAACTACTGTTGATACTATTGAAGATTATAATAATGTATGCAAGATTTTTGAAAAATATAATAATGATATATATGTTGATGTTGATACCATAATAAGTGATATAAGAAATGGAAGATAA
- a CDS encoding GIY-YIG nuclease family protein: protein MEDNKSYYVYIILCETDSYYTGITNDLINRFNKHAKGRGANYTKFRKPLRYLSAWKVENVNIALSVEHYIKSVDKKIKTMFIENKRLLKSYYIKEMKNKKKDFNINISIKSLSKKDIEYINNSVYNNTI, encoded by the coding sequence ATGGAAGATAATAAAAGTTATTATGTTTATATAATACTATGTGAAACTGATTCATACTATACAGGCATTACTAATGATCTTATAAATAGATTTAATAAACATGCAAAGGGCAGGGGGGCTAATTATACAAAGTTTCGTAAGCCTTTAAGATATTTATCTGCTTGGAAGGTTGAAAATGTTAATATTGCTTTGAGTGTAGAGCATTATATAAAAAGCGTAGATAAAAAAATTAAAACTATGTTCATAGAAAACAAAAGACTTCTTAAAAGTTATTATATAAAAGAAATGAAAAATAAAAAGAAAGATTTTAATATCAATATAAGTATCAAAAGTTTAAGCAAAAAAGATATAGAATATATAAATAATTCAGTTTATAACAATACTATTTGA